The following proteins are co-located in the Paludibaculum fermentans genome:
- a CDS encoding CpsD/CapB family tyrosine-protein kinase, with protein MSRVHDALRRVESTVMGTPVPPESVSGGRIISPEPANALRGLLERIQTIPFTPSPDASLLDSSRPSESPAEEFRSLRTRLNHLQSLQPIHNVVLTSASPAEGKSFSATNLALAQAQLEGNMTLLADFDFRRPVIHTFFQVPRSPGITDYLQGKATLEEVIKRIEGTNLCIMPAGEAVLNPLELLNLPEVKNMLDLLPSIFNWVILDTPPLLFAADANLLATLCHGLVMVVRIGNTTIDAVTRAMGSLCQNNILGIIVNGAHRGELYSKYTYYHSYYYSKPD; from the coding sequence ATGAGCCGAGTGCACGATGCCTTGAGGCGTGTCGAATCCACCGTGATGGGAACACCGGTTCCACCGGAATCGGTTTCGGGCGGACGGATAATCAGTCCCGAACCTGCCAATGCACTGCGTGGATTGCTGGAACGCATTCAGACGATCCCGTTCACTCCTTCTCCAGACGCTTCTCTTCTGGATTCCAGCCGCCCCAGCGAATCGCCGGCCGAGGAGTTCCGCAGTCTTCGGACCCGCTTGAACCATCTGCAGAGCCTGCAGCCGATTCATAACGTCGTGCTGACCTCCGCCTCACCTGCGGAGGGTAAGTCCTTCTCGGCCACCAATCTGGCGCTGGCTCAGGCGCAGTTGGAGGGCAATATGACCCTCCTGGCTGACTTCGATTTCCGCCGCCCCGTCATCCACACCTTCTTCCAGGTCCCTCGCAGCCCGGGGATCACCGACTATCTTCAGGGCAAGGCCACCCTGGAAGAGGTCATCAAGCGGATCGAAGGCACCAATCTTTGTATCATGCCCGCGGGTGAAGCCGTGCTGAATCCGCTGGAACTCCTGAACCTGCCGGAGGTCAAGAATATGCTCGACCTCCTGCCCTCCATCTTCAACTGGGTGATCCTCGACACTCCACCCCTGCTCTTCGCCGCCGATGCCAACCTGCTGGCCACTCTCTGCCACGGGTTGGTGATGGTTGTGCGCATCGGCAACACGACCATCGACGCCGTGACTCGCGCCATGGGTTCGCTCTGCCAGAACAACATTCTCGGCATCATCGTGAACGGCGCGCATCGCGGAGAGCTGTACAGCAAGTACACCTACTACCACTCGTATTACTACTCGAAGCCGGACTAA
- the bamA gene encoding outer membrane protein assembly factor BamA has product MTRRRRSLKAVPLCLVVLSMIIAGAAGTVQAEPQAAPPQAQAPKPAEPKKASPFENVSPAPEAQPPKPAETKPAPPFETVPAPKEEQVKPPAGTPPVAEPAKAPQALPDVIEAIEFRGARRVPQDTLKALIMTKKGDYYDADGLHRDFMRLWNTGRFDDITIEREAGKVGWIVRFLVTERRVVRSIKYEGNKSITVSEILDRFKERRVGLSVEQQYEQGRVQRATNVLKEFLSERGRQFASVTPEIRQIPPSSVEVTFKIQEGAKVKVGKIDIEGNKVYADRAVIRAMKNLRPIGVPHSVFLESLFAKTFDSTKLEEDKERIRQFYASNGYFLARVTDHKVTMRDKAGASMPFTRAKAGKVADVTMNMDEGVLYRLNNINFVGVKLFRTPETLMRPLFGMDKGDVFSTEKLQKGFKNLTKLYGEFGYIDAVPEPDFNPLPEGKIDLTLNVDEGKQFFVRRIDFQGNTTTRDKVIRRELLVDEGDMYNTRLWDLSILRLNQLGYFEALKENESTNVTRDTKNNTVDLTVKVKERGKNSISLNGGVSGISGSFIGFGYSTNNFLGLGETLSLNAEIGDRMKNVTFGFTEPYLFDKPMQAGFTIYTQHFNYDQAREVSLFSGRNLIPLYNALGADNLLKYTSNGYGATFFVSYPLKRSFARLSMTYGIDRSNIVPNNTGSKSYFDYSNFLNFDGPNSLNGIVTSRVIPAYTYNTVDHPITPSRGRSLYASFSFAGGPLGGNVNLIEPTVSATYFRKGFSPKHVIGMRAMGRYISGYGDRVAPPFNRVFMGGEQDVRGFEIWGIGPFAYIPSSAAVNVRNNDGSARTQQVIVNGVLQSQNVTQNIPIYQLVFPGGDTQGVGNFEYRIPIVGPLVLAAFFDAGVNRISRDSQLRLNASRVDTLNGAFPQAGFDNKAFIVGESQKLRTSTGLELQIMMPVVNAPFRLYWAYNPTVVRQYFVPPIAVTPAMFPNYATYAYASQTFANPAPYYEKRTMFRFTISRTF; this is encoded by the coding sequence ATGACCCGCAGGCGTAGAAGCCTGAAAGCCGTACCGCTTTGCCTCGTTGTCCTTTCGATGATCATCGCGGGCGCGGCGGGAACTGTGCAGGCAGAACCCCAAGCCGCGCCTCCACAGGCGCAGGCCCCAAAACCGGCTGAGCCCAAGAAGGCAAGTCCTTTCGAGAACGTATCCCCAGCGCCGGAGGCTCAACCCCCGAAGCCAGCTGAAACCAAACCGGCCCCTCCCTTCGAGACGGTACCGGCTCCCAAAGAGGAGCAGGTCAAGCCGCCCGCCGGTACACCGCCCGTGGCGGAGCCCGCCAAGGCTCCCCAAGCGCTGCCCGACGTCATTGAAGCCATTGAGTTCCGCGGTGCGCGACGCGTTCCGCAGGACACCCTCAAGGCGTTGATCATGACGAAGAAGGGCGACTACTATGACGCCGACGGCCTCCACCGCGACTTCATGCGGTTGTGGAACACGGGCCGCTTCGACGACATCACGATCGAACGCGAAGCCGGCAAGGTCGGTTGGATTGTCCGTTTCCTGGTCACTGAGCGGCGCGTCGTTCGTTCCATCAAGTACGAAGGCAACAAGTCGATCACCGTGTCCGAAATCCTGGATCGCTTTAAGGAACGGCGCGTTGGTCTGTCCGTGGAACAGCAGTACGAGCAGGGCCGCGTCCAGCGGGCTACCAACGTGCTGAAAGAGTTCCTCTCCGAGCGCGGCCGCCAGTTCGCCTCCGTGACTCCGGAAATCCGCCAGATTCCCCCATCTTCCGTCGAAGTGACCTTCAAAATTCAGGAAGGCGCCAAGGTCAAGGTGGGTAAGATCGACATCGAAGGCAACAAGGTATACGCCGACCGTGCTGTCATTCGGGCGATGAAGAATCTGCGGCCGATTGGTGTCCCGCATTCCGTCTTCCTCGAGAGCCTTTTTGCCAAGACCTTCGACTCCACCAAGCTGGAAGAGGACAAGGAACGCATCCGCCAGTTCTATGCGTCGAACGGCTACTTCCTCGCCCGCGTCACCGATCATAAAGTGACGATGCGCGATAAGGCCGGTGCCTCGATGCCTTTCACTCGTGCCAAGGCCGGCAAGGTGGCTGACGTCACGATGAACATGGACGAAGGCGTGCTCTATCGCCTCAACAACATCAACTTCGTCGGTGTCAAGTTGTTCCGTACGCCGGAAACCCTCATGCGTCCCCTGTTCGGAATGGACAAGGGCGACGTCTTCTCTACTGAGAAACTGCAGAAGGGCTTCAAGAATCTCACCAAGCTGTACGGTGAATTCGGCTACATCGACGCAGTGCCCGAGCCGGATTTTAACCCGCTCCCCGAAGGCAAGATCGACCTGACGCTCAATGTTGACGAAGGCAAGCAGTTCTTCGTCCGCCGCATCGATTTCCAGGGCAACACCACCACTCGCGACAAAGTCATCCGCCGCGAATTGCTGGTCGATGAAGGCGACATGTACAACACGCGTTTGTGGGACCTCAGCATCCTCCGCCTGAACCAGCTCGGCTATTTCGAGGCGCTGAAGGAGAACGAGTCCACGAACGTTACTCGCGACACGAAGAACAACACAGTTGATCTCACGGTCAAGGTGAAGGAACGCGGCAAGAACTCGATCAGCCTCAATGGCGGTGTTTCGGGTATCTCCGGCAGCTTCATCGGCTTCGGCTACTCCACCAACAACTTCCTGGGTCTTGGTGAAACACTGAGCCTCAACGCCGAAATCGGCGACCGCATGAAGAACGTGACATTCGGCTTCACTGAGCCCTATCTGTTCGACAAGCCCATGCAAGCCGGCTTTACGATCTACACGCAGCATTTCAACTACGATCAGGCGCGTGAAGTGTCACTGTTCTCCGGCCGCAACCTGATCCCGCTCTACAACGCACTGGGTGCCGACAACCTGCTGAAATATACCTCCAACGGTTACGGCGCAACTTTCTTCGTCAGCTATCCGCTGAAGCGTTCCTTTGCGCGCCTCAGCATGACCTACGGTATTGATCGCTCGAACATCGTTCCGAACAACACAGGATCGAAGAGCTACTTCGATTACTCGAACTTCCTCAACTTCGACGGTCCGAACTCCCTGAACGGCATCGTGACCAGCCGCGTGATCCCGGCCTACACCTACAACACGGTAGACCACCCGATCACGCCGAGCCGCGGCCGCAGTCTCTACGCCTCGTTCTCGTTCGCCGGCGGCCCCCTCGGCGGCAACGTGAACCTGATCGAACCGACAGTGTCCGCCACCTATTTCCGGAAGGGCTTCTCACCCAAGCACGTGATCGGTATGCGCGCCATGGGGCGCTACATTTCGGGCTATGGCGATCGTGTCGCACCTCCTTTCAATCGCGTCTTCATGGGCGGCGAACAGGACGTCCGCGGTTTCGAAATCTGGGGGATTGGGCCCTTTGCCTACATTCCCAGTTCCGCCGCCGTCAATGTGCGCAACAACGACGGCTCCGCACGCACCCAACAGGTCATCGTCAACGGAGTCCTCCAGTCGCAGAACGTCACTCAGAACATCCCCATCTATCAGTTGGTGTTCCCTGGCGGCGACACCCAGGGTGTCGGCAACTTTGAATACCGTATCCCGATTGTTGGACCGCTTGTCCTTGCGGCCTTCTTCGATGCCGGTGTCAACCGCATCAGCAGGGATAGCCAGTTGCGGTTGAATGCCAGCCGTGTGGATACGCTGAACGGCGCGTTTCCGCAGGCCGGTTTCGACAACAAGGCTTTCATTGTTGGAGAGAGCCAGAAACTTCGCACCTCCACCGGTCTCGAACTGCAGATCATGATGCCGGTGGTCAATGCACCATTCCGTCTCTACTGGGCCTACAACCCGACGGTTGTCAGGCAGTACTTCGTTCCTCCCATCGCTGTAACGCCCGCTATGTTCCCGAACTACGCGACGTATGCCTACGCCTCGCAGACCTTCGCGAACCCGGCGCCCTACTACGAAAAGAGGACGATGTTCCGGTTCACCATCAGCCGTACCTTCTGA
- a CDS encoding OmpH family outer membrane protein produces the protein MRFDAKQMGLSVLALILTAPALPAQAPTKVAIINIQSAILATKDGEKARTALTAKFEPRAKDLESRGGELQKKRETLNKGANMMSAEAREKLTREIDDFQKKLQWDSEDMQQEVQQEQGKLVNDIGQRMIQVLDEYSKAQGFTIVLDVSTQQSPVLWAANGIDVTQQIIDLYDKKYASGAPAATPAAPAAKPAAPPAAAPKKPAGAK, from the coding sequence GTGAGATTCGACGCGAAGCAGATGGGCCTCTCTGTCCTGGCCCTCATCCTGACGGCCCCGGCCCTCCCGGCGCAAGCGCCCACCAAGGTGGCCATTATCAACATCCAGAGTGCCATCTTGGCCACGAAGGACGGCGAAAAGGCCCGCACCGCACTGACGGCAAAGTTCGAGCCCCGCGCAAAAGACCTCGAAAGCCGCGGTGGTGAGCTGCAGAAGAAGCGGGAAACCCTCAACAAGGGCGCCAACATGATGTCCGCCGAGGCTCGCGAGAAGCTCACTCGCGAGATCGACGACTTCCAGAAGAAGCTGCAATGGGATAGCGAAGATATGCAGCAGGAAGTGCAACAGGAGCAGGGCAAGCTCGTCAACGACATCGGTCAACGCATGATCCAGGTCCTCGACGAGTACTCCAAGGCTCAGGGCTTCACCATCGTTCTCGATGTCAGCACCCAGCAGAGCCCGGTGCTCTGGGCTGCCAATGGCATCGACGTCACCCAGCAGATCATTGATCTCTACGACAAAAAGTACGCCTCTGGCGCTCCGGCCGCCACTCCGGCTGCCCCGGCAGCCAAGCCTGCCGCTCCGCCCGCTGCCGCGCCCAAGAAGCCGGCTGGCGCAAAGTAA
- a CDS encoding aldose 1-epimerase codes for MTQAANYSIEKTTVDSVEVYILRDQAHAAEVRIAPGLGNNSYEMTVKGQKVFWSPYTSVGEFAAKPAHLGNPLLWPWANRIDGTTYYASGRKYSLDLEVGNVKPGPNNTPIHGLLVYTDLWRVKSAKADGHAAVITSRLEFWRHPELMAQFPFAHNIEMTYRLADGALEVETAIENLSAEPMPVSLGYHPYFQVTDAPRDAWKVHLPAKDRLALSNRLIPTGERAINPYKDPQPLQGITLDDVFDGLVRDADGKARFWVEGQKQKITVEYGPHFEVAVVYAPPGRGFVCFEPMTGPTNAFNAAHDGWYKGLQSVAAGGQWKESFRIVPSGY; via the coding sequence ATGACACAAGCTGCCAACTACTCCATTGAAAAGACGACGGTCGATTCCGTCGAAGTTTACATCCTGCGTGACCAGGCGCATGCGGCCGAGGTCCGTATCGCTCCGGGGTTGGGTAACAACTCCTACGAGATGACGGTGAAGGGACAGAAGGTATTCTGGTCGCCTTACACCAGCGTGGGCGAATTTGCGGCGAAGCCCGCCCATCTCGGGAATCCGCTGCTTTGGCCCTGGGCAAACAGGATTGATGGCACGACTTACTATGCGTCGGGCCGGAAGTACTCGCTCGACCTGGAGGTGGGCAATGTGAAGCCGGGGCCGAACAACACGCCGATTCACGGCCTGCTGGTGTATACGGATCTCTGGCGGGTAAAGAGTGCAAAGGCCGACGGGCACGCCGCGGTGATCACGTCCCGGCTGGAGTTCTGGAGGCATCCGGAGTTGATGGCGCAGTTCCCGTTCGCGCACAACATTGAGATGACATACCGCCTGGCGGACGGCGCCCTGGAAGTAGAGACCGCGATCGAGAATTTGAGTGCGGAACCGATGCCCGTCTCGCTTGGCTATCACCCTTATTTTCAGGTGACGGATGCACCGCGCGACGCGTGGAAAGTCCACCTGCCCGCCAAGGACCGACTGGCGCTTTCGAACCGGCTGATCCCGACCGGTGAGCGTGCAATCAATCCATACAAGGATCCGCAACCGTTGCAAGGCATCACTCTCGATGATGTGTTCGATGGACTCGTGCGGGATGCGGATGGCAAGGCGCGATTCTGGGTGGAGGGGCAGAAGCAGAAGATCACGGTGGAGTACGGTCCGCATTTTGAGGTCGCGGTGGTGTACGCGCCCCCCGGCCGCGGATTTGTCTGCTTTGAGCCCATGACTGGCCCCACCAACGCATTCAATGCCGCACATGACGGCTGGTACAAAGGGCTGCAGAGCGTGGCGGCGGGCGGACAGTGGAAAGAGAGTTTCCGGATTGTACCCAGTGGCTACTAG
- a CDS encoding heavy metal translocating P-type ATPase codes for MLINKVAQYRVHGMDCAQEVSLLRSRLSRVNGVRDLRFDVVQARMDVEYSAEKTSPEEIESAVASIGMRCEKWLRGSAKAGQAVRIDSAVAFTWASGLALAGGMAVEAWQSGDLVHAVLVHEHSGHHLPLAVQLCFWAAICAGAIPALPKAWAALRGLRADMNLLVLLSVVGASILGEWTEAATLSFLFALAGRMEHWSMVRARDAIARLLAVAPPEASVIHGSHEHRVAVETIRVGARVRVRPGERIPADGRVVEGVSFVNQALITGESVAVEKRAGEEVFAGTINESGTLEVETSREASDSTLARMIRMVEESHSRRAPSEQIVERFTRYYTPAVLLLALFVSTLPPIWKGGGWSEWFYQGMVVLLIACPCALVISTPVSIVAALTSAARQGVLLKGGTFLEEAARMRVLVLGRAGVLTSGLPEAADQRALNEAESQEIRNWQAWKGEQGVDWPLTPRTLSESGAQGSVLQAVEQLAGKGWTAAVWEESGHLVLEAYCDAPRQGAGEVLRQLKQRGVERVLVLTGDPCQAGRTAAAAAGVSEVEADLYPLEKAARVRELRRLYGHVGMVADGLTDAEALAEASLGITMGSQGADMARETADGVLMTNDLGRMVFLVDHSRRTLRVIKGNILFALGAKVLFLAAAMAGMATLWMAVAADMGATFAVTLNGLRLLRTKTHPTD; via the coding sequence ATTCTCATTAACAAAGTAGCCCAGTATCGTGTTCATGGGATGGACTGCGCCCAGGAGGTATCACTGCTGCGTTCACGGCTCAGCCGGGTGAACGGAGTGAGGGACCTGCGCTTCGACGTAGTTCAGGCGCGGATGGACGTGGAGTACTCGGCCGAGAAGACCTCGCCGGAAGAGATCGAATCCGCCGTTGCCTCGATTGGGATGCGGTGTGAAAAGTGGTTGAGAGGCAGCGCAAAGGCGGGACAGGCTGTCCGCATCGATAGTGCGGTTGCCTTCACCTGGGCCAGTGGGCTGGCACTTGCCGGCGGCATGGCCGTGGAGGCGTGGCAGTCGGGCGATCTGGTGCACGCGGTGCTGGTTCACGAGCATTCGGGCCATCATCTGCCGCTGGCGGTGCAGCTATGTTTCTGGGCGGCCATCTGCGCTGGCGCGATACCTGCGTTGCCGAAGGCGTGGGCCGCACTGCGCGGCCTGCGGGCGGATATGAACCTGCTGGTCCTGCTTTCCGTTGTAGGCGCCAGCATCCTGGGCGAATGGACCGAGGCCGCCACGCTTTCGTTCTTGTTCGCGCTGGCGGGCCGGATGGAGCATTGGAGCATGGTTCGGGCGCGGGACGCGATTGCGCGCCTGCTGGCCGTGGCTCCACCGGAAGCGTCCGTCATCCACGGGAGTCATGAGCATAGAGTGGCGGTGGAGACGATTCGGGTGGGCGCCCGGGTGCGCGTCCGTCCGGGTGAACGGATCCCGGCGGACGGCAGGGTGGTGGAGGGTGTCTCCTTCGTCAATCAGGCGCTGATCACGGGTGAGTCTGTCGCGGTGGAGAAGCGCGCTGGCGAAGAGGTTTTCGCGGGAACCATCAACGAAAGCGGCACGCTGGAGGTGGAGACCAGCAGGGAAGCTTCAGACAGCACGCTCGCCCGGATGATTCGCATGGTGGAAGAGTCTCATTCGCGAAGAGCACCCAGCGAGCAGATCGTCGAACGGTTCACGCGGTACTACACGCCGGCGGTGCTGCTGCTGGCATTATTCGTGAGCACGCTCCCGCCAATCTGGAAGGGCGGCGGCTGGAGCGAATGGTTCTACCAGGGAATGGTGGTATTGCTGATCGCCTGCCCGTGCGCCCTGGTGATTTCGACGCCGGTCTCAATTGTTGCGGCGCTGACGAGTGCGGCGAGGCAAGGTGTACTGCTGAAAGGCGGGACATTCCTCGAAGAAGCAGCACGGATGCGGGTGCTGGTCTTGGGACGGGCTGGGGTGCTGACAAGCGGCCTGCCGGAGGCGGCGGACCAGAGGGCTCTGAACGAAGCCGAGAGCCAGGAGATTCGGAACTGGCAGGCATGGAAGGGCGAGCAGGGCGTCGACTGGCCGCTGACACCCCGGACCTTGAGCGAGTCAGGCGCACAGGGCAGCGTCCTCCAGGCCGTCGAGCAGCTTGCGGGGAAGGGTTGGACAGCGGCGGTTTGGGAGGAGTCGGGGCATCTGGTGCTGGAGGCCTATTGCGACGCACCCAGGCAGGGCGCCGGCGAGGTTCTGCGGCAGTTGAAGCAGCGGGGGGTGGAGCGGGTTCTGGTCTTGACCGGCGACCCTTGCCAAGCCGGGCGGACCGCAGCCGCGGCGGCTGGGGTAAGCGAAGTGGAGGCGGATCTTTACCCTCTTGAGAAGGCCGCGCGCGTACGGGAGTTGAGGCGGCTCTACGGCCATGTCGGCATGGTGGCGGATGGCCTCACGGATGCGGAAGCGCTGGCGGAAGCCAGTCTGGGTATCACCATGGGCAGCCAAGGTGCGGATATGGCAAGGGAAACGGCGGACGGCGTACTCATGACCAATGACCTGGGGCGGATGGTGTTTCTGGTCGATCACTCGCGGCGGACGCTGCGTGTGATCAAAGGCAACATTCTCTTTGCCCTGGGAGCGAAGGTCCTGTTCCTGGCGGCGGCCATGGCGGGCATGGCAACGCTGTGGATGGCGGTGGCGGCCGATATGGGCGCGACCTTTGCCGTTACGCTGAACGGGCTGCGACTCTTGCGGACCAAAACGCATCCAACTGATTGA
- a CDS encoding Crp/Fnr family transcriptional regulator, with protein sequence MKPSVHAGLQFVQAMDGERLASWKYPSALYQAGDAADSFYFVESGAARLFQQRRGSLEYVLTLVHPGEVLGDEAIYGKRKRETSAALMDPSLVWRIRRSNLLKAKTEDPNVGLWLAERFALQRRSLLLRMSQHSQMGVEQRLLAALLELATVFPAPAGDSMQAHIGISQIQIAGLAGSTRETVSTQLNRLEKLELVRLGKNRVSIPDLSRLRELLSRNGDD encoded by the coding sequence ATGAAACCCAGTGTTCACGCAGGTTTGCAATTTGTGCAGGCGATGGATGGAGAGCGTCTCGCGTCCTGGAAATACCCCTCTGCCCTCTACCAGGCAGGCGACGCGGCGGACAGCTTCTATTTCGTAGAGAGTGGAGCAGCGCGCCTGTTTCAACAACGGCGCGGTAGCCTTGAGTACGTCTTGACGCTGGTCCACCCCGGTGAAGTATTGGGCGACGAGGCGATCTATGGAAAGCGGAAGCGGGAAACCAGCGCGGCGCTGATGGATCCTTCGCTGGTATGGCGCATCCGGCGGTCAAACCTGTTGAAGGCAAAGACCGAAGACCCGAACGTCGGGCTTTGGCTGGCCGAACGCTTCGCGTTGCAGCGCCGGTCGCTGCTGCTTCGCATGAGCCAGCACTCACAGATGGGTGTGGAGCAGCGGTTGCTCGCCGCCCTGCTCGAACTGGCGACGGTGTTTCCGGCTCCAGCAGGAGACTCCATGCAGGCGCATATCGGCATCTCCCAGATCCAGATCGCAGGCTTGGCGGGATCGACTCGAGAAACGGTTTCGACCCAGCTCAACCGCCTGGAGAAGTTGGAACTGGTGCGCCTGGGCAAGAACCGGGTGAGCATTCCCGACCTGAGCCGGCTGCGCGAACTGCTTTCGAGAAACGGCGACGACTAG
- a CDS encoding prephenate dehydrogenase codes for METVAIVGVGLIGGSFALALREAGFGGRIIGVSSERTIAEALRYRVIDEGLSLDRACAQADLVYLAGPIHSILETIPQLDAFVKEGALVTDAGSTKQRIADCGAQLRRAQFLGGHPMAGKESRGVQAAEGQLFAGRPYLLTPKAEADLETPASRAFVNWVRKIGAVPRVLSPAQHDRIVAHSSHLPQLLSTTLSGSLGRNPDSEQIAAAAGPGLVDSTRLALSGWDIWRDILETNRPSILEALDLFIAEAQALRARYATAELEADFAQGKEFALRLRKSR; via the coding sequence ATGGAGACGGTGGCCATTGTTGGGGTGGGGTTGATCGGCGGCTCGTTCGCTCTCGCGCTGAGGGAGGCCGGATTCGGCGGCCGCATTATCGGGGTCAGCTCGGAGCGGACCATTGCCGAAGCGCTGCGTTACCGGGTAATCGACGAGGGTCTGTCCCTGGACCGGGCGTGCGCGCAAGCCGACCTGGTCTATCTGGCCGGTCCGATTCACTCGATTCTCGAGACCATCCCGCAACTGGACGCGTTCGTCAAAGAAGGCGCCCTGGTGACGGACGCCGGCAGCACGAAGCAAAGAATCGCGGATTGCGGCGCCCAATTGCGACGGGCTCAGTTTCTGGGCGGCCACCCGATGGCAGGCAAGGAGTCGCGCGGCGTGCAGGCCGCTGAGGGCCAATTGTTCGCAGGCCGGCCCTATCTGCTGACCCCCAAGGCCGAGGCCGACTTGGAGACGCCAGCGTCGCGGGCGTTCGTCAACTGGGTCCGGAAGATTGGAGCCGTGCCAAGAGTGCTATCGCCAGCCCAGCATGACCGGATCGTGGCTCATTCTTCGCATTTGCCACAGTTGTTGTCCACAACGCTATCAGGATCTCTTGGCCGTAATCCTGATTCAGAACAAATTGCCGCTGCTGCGGGACCAGGACTTGTCGATTCCACGCGGCTCGCCTTGAGCGGGTGGGATATATGGCGCGATATTCTCGAGACCAACCGGCCGTCAATATTGGAGGCTCTCGACTTGTTTATCGCTGAAGCCCAAGCCCTGCGGGCCCGCTACGCCACAGCCGAATTGGAAGCGGACTTCGCGCAGGGGAAAGAATTTGCCCTACGCCTGCGCAAATCGCGCTGA
- the aroF gene encoding 3-deoxy-7-phosphoheptulonate synthase translates to MIVVMEQGATEEQIQNVITKLVNLEFSVHRSTGVVHTVLGGVGPAEVVDPEEFRVMDGVKECLRVMSPYKLASRRFRPEGTVVKLERAGAGTVEIGGQRVVVMAGPPSVESEDQVRRTAEAVAKAGARFLRAGAFRPRNSPYQFQGLGEAGLQLVRQAADEFGLFVCSEVIDLSQLGLVDAYSDMFMVGSRHMQNYVLLRGLGEVRKPVLLKRGVASTMEELLLSAEYILLGGNYEVVLCERGIRTFEADTRSTMDISAIPVAHKLSHLPIMADPSHATGRRDKVTPMARASVAAGADGLLIDVHPDPDAALVDGAQSLSPEQFAELMGQLHNIAPAVGRTI, encoded by the coding sequence ATGATCGTCGTGATGGAGCAAGGCGCGACCGAGGAGCAGATTCAAAACGTCATCACAAAGCTGGTGAACCTCGAATTCTCCGTGCACCGCTCGACGGGCGTAGTGCACACGGTATTGGGCGGAGTGGGCCCGGCCGAAGTGGTGGATCCGGAAGAGTTCCGGGTGATGGACGGAGTCAAAGAGTGTTTGCGCGTGATGTCGCCGTACAAGCTGGCCAGCCGGCGCTTCCGGCCGGAAGGCACGGTGGTGAAGCTGGAGCGGGCAGGTGCGGGCACGGTGGAGATCGGCGGCCAAAGAGTCGTCGTGATGGCCGGGCCACCCAGCGTCGAAAGCGAAGACCAGGTGCGGCGCACCGCTGAGGCCGTAGCAAAGGCGGGAGCTCGTTTCCTGAGGGCGGGTGCGTTCCGGCCGAGAAACTCCCCCTACCAGTTCCAAGGCCTGGGTGAAGCCGGGCTCCAGCTCGTGCGCCAGGCGGCGGACGAGTTCGGGCTATTCGTCTGCTCCGAGGTGATCGACCTCTCCCAACTTGGCTTGGTGGACGCGTATTCCGACATGTTCATGGTGGGGTCGCGCCACATGCAGAACTACGTCCTGCTGCGCGGTTTGGGCGAGGTGCGCAAGCCCGTCCTGCTGAAGCGCGGTGTGGCCTCGACGATGGAAGAGCTGCTGCTGTCGGCGGAGTACATCCTGCTGGGCGGCAACTATGAGGTTGTGCTTTGCGAGCGGGGTATCCGCACCTTTGAGGCGGACACCCGCAGCACGATGGACATTTCGGCCATTCCGGTGGCGCACAAATTGTCGCATTTGCCGATCATGGCCGACCCGTCGCACGCCACCGGGCGACGCGACAAGGTGACACCGATGGCGCGGGCCTCCGTGGCCGCCGGTGCGGACGGCTTGCTGATCGACGTCCACCCCGATCCCGATGCGGCTCTGGTGGACGGAGCCCAGTCGTTGAGTCCCGAGCAGTTTGCGGAATTGATGGGACAACTCCACAACATCGCGCCAGCCGTCGGCAGGACGATCTAG
- a CDS encoding chorismate mutase, producing the protein MTNEEAQAALADLRTLIDDVDLRILALFNERADVVSRIGDIKKTMTMPIYEPKREDEVFRNVLQGNRGPLSEGAVRRLFERIIDEMRTLQRERMERDKTK; encoded by the coding sequence ATGACGAATGAAGAAGCACAGGCAGCGTTAGCCGACCTGCGTACCCTGATCGACGACGTCGACCTGAGAATTCTGGCGCTCTTCAACGAGCGGGCAGACGTGGTTTCCCGCATTGGCGACATCAAGAAGACGATGACCATGCCAATCTACGAGCCAAAGCGGGAAGATGAAGTATTCCGCAACGTGCTGCAGGGCAACCGCGGCCCCCTATCCGAGGGCGCGGTACGGCGGTTGTTCGAACGCATCATTGACGAGATGCGTACCCTGCAACGCGAGCGCATGGAAAGGGATAAAACCAAATGA